Proteins found in one Tolumonas lignilytica genomic segment:
- a CDS encoding efflux transporter outer membrane subunit: MHKLPLSTITLALFLAACSTTPDPQAFSSQQKTNAGSFINQNPAQESNQSLPTNWWQLYQDPQLDGLITEAFKANTDLRIAQANLKKSQSILRQSEAAQLPETTLNGGVSYGNADQNLQDEQWRENAGLSLNWEADFGGRIDQAIKAASDDLEAQRAARDLVRVTVAAETTRAYLNACAYGYQQQVLQESLQNSQAQLQMIHDRLNVGAATELELASAESVVANVKAQLPMAQAAKQNAVYELAALLGRTPNDAPVAVAQCAMPPAIAQLVPVGDGTSLLRRRPDLRQAERQLSADVARVGVATADLYPRISFGASANYLHSDQITGSDSFSYGIGPLISWRFPNMVAARARLQQANAQAEASVASFDGKVLTAYKEVEQTLTSLHAVNKQNAELLTAQQKSERAYVLAKARYDAGAISYTELLVNQQAMLNASSTAASARLQLTNAQVDLFKALGGGWMQTSDTMLQ; this comes from the coding sequence ATGCATAAATTACCGCTGAGCACGATCACGCTGGCATTATTTTTGGCTGCTTGTTCAACAACGCCTGATCCGCAAGCGTTTTCCAGTCAGCAAAAAACGAATGCAGGTTCATTTATCAACCAAAACCCTGCGCAGGAATCAAACCAATCGCTTCCGACGAATTGGTGGCAGTTGTATCAAGATCCGCAATTAGATGGATTAATCACCGAGGCATTCAAGGCCAATACCGACCTGCGTATTGCACAAGCCAATCTGAAAAAGTCGCAGAGCATTCTGCGACAATCAGAGGCCGCTCAATTACCGGAGACAACGCTCAATGGCGGTGTCAGTTATGGCAACGCTGACCAGAATCTTCAGGATGAACAATGGCGCGAAAATGCCGGGCTTTCTTTAAATTGGGAAGCCGATTTTGGGGGGCGGATTGATCAGGCCATCAAAGCAGCAAGCGATGATCTGGAAGCGCAGCGCGCAGCCCGCGATCTGGTGCGAGTCACGGTGGCGGCCGAAACCACCCGCGCTTATTTGAATGCCTGCGCTTATGGGTATCAGCAGCAAGTCTTGCAAGAATCGCTGCAAAATAGTCAGGCTCAGTTGCAGATGATCCACGACAGGCTCAACGTCGGCGCAGCAACCGAACTCGAACTCGCCTCGGCTGAATCAGTGGTTGCTAATGTGAAAGCGCAGCTCCCGATGGCGCAAGCAGCAAAGCAAAACGCAGTTTATGAGCTTGCAGCCCTGCTCGGGCGCACACCCAACGATGCACCGGTTGCTGTAGCACAGTGCGCCATGCCGCCAGCGATTGCACAACTCGTTCCGGTGGGTGATGGCACCTCATTACTGCGACGTCGCCCTGACTTGCGACAAGCGGAAAGGCAACTCTCAGCCGATGTTGCCAGAGTTGGCGTCGCAACTGCCGATCTTTACCCTCGTATCAGCTTCGGTGCTTCTGCCAACTATTTGCATAGTGACCAGATCACCGGGAGTGACAGTTTTAGCTATGGTATCGGCCCGCTCATTTCATGGCGTTTCCCGAACATGGTCGCCGCCAGAGCGAGATTGCAACAAGCGAATGCACAGGCAGAAGCCTCGGTCGCCAGCTTTGATGGCAAAGTTTTGACTGCATATAAAGAGGTTGAACAAACCTTAACCTCACTCCATGCGGTCAATAAGCAAAATGCTGAGTTGCTCACCGCACAACAAAAATCAGAGCGAGCCTATGTGCTAGCGAAAGCACGGTATGATGCGGGGGCAATTTCGTATACGGAGTTGCTTGTCAATCAACAAGCCATGC